In Oncorhynchus kisutch isolate 150728-3 linkage group LG5, Okis_V2, whole genome shotgun sequence, a genomic segment contains:
- the LOC109890241 gene encoding prostacyclin synthase-like, translating into MIWTILLLVQGMLLLFVLVSKRSRSEKEPPLDKGVIPWLGHALEFGRDAAKFLNRMKVKHGDIFTVRVAGRYVTVLLDPSSYDAVIEDSVSLDFTRYAQVLMDRIFSLQLPHHNLAVEKALTKQHFEGGSLSCLSSTMHRHLQSLLLQAQRPCHNQTDWNTDGLFSFCYSLLFRAGYLTLFGGEQNNNRTDPTDVYEEYRKFDNLLTKMARTTLKPEEKRTAQSVRGRLWELLAPAGLGEGSGSSPWLRDYRHLLQEEGADEETQRRALLLQLWATQGNVGPAAFWLLGFLLTNPEAMRAVRREFSSISEQDSAKCPLLDRLQHTPVFDSALEETLRLSAAPFITREVVQEKTLQMANGQEYQLRRGDRVCLFPFISPQMDPEIHQEPQRFKYERFLNKDGSVKKDFFKGGRRLKYYTMPWGAGTNGCVGKRFAINSIRQFVYLVLSHLELERCDSEAQMPEVNSSRYGFGMLQPEGDLAIRYKPRHSH; encoded by the exons ATGATTTGGACGATACTTTTGCTTGTCCAGGGCATGCTTCTCTTATTCGTACTTGTTTCGAAACGCTCCAG GTCAGAGAAAGAGCCACCTTTAGACAAAGGAGTTATTCCATGGTTAGGCCACGCCCTTGAGTTTGGAAGAGATGCTGCCAAGTTTCTAAACCGTATGAAGGTGAAGCATGGCGATATCTTCACG gtgcgtgTGGCTGGGCGCTATGTGACAGTGCTACTGGACCCCAGCTCTTATGATGCTGTGATAGAGGACTCTGTGTCCCTAGACTTCACACGCTACGCACAGGTTCTCATGGACAGAATATTCAGCCTGCAGCTCCCCCATCACAACCTTGCTGTAGAGAAGGCTCTAACAAAACA GCACTTTGAGGGCGGGAGCCTATCCTGCCTGAGCAGCACCATGCATCGCCacctccagtccctgctgctgcaAGCCCAGAGGCCCTGTCACAACCAGACCGACTGGAACACGGACGGGCTCTTCAGCTTCTGTTACAGTCTTCTCTTCAG ggcAGGGTACCTCACACTTTTTGGAGGGGAGCAGAACAACAACAGAACAGACCCCACTGACGTCTATGAGGAGTACCGGAAGTTTGACAACCTCCTGACCAAAATGGCCAGGACCACACTGAAACCAG aggagaaGCGGACCGCCCAGAGTGTGAGGGGGCGTCTGTGGGAGTTGTTGGCCCCGGCGGGGCTAGGAGAGGGCTCCGGGTCCAGCCCCTGGCTGAGAGACTACAGGCACCTTCTGCAGGAAGAGGGAGCTGACGAGGAAACTCAGAGGAGAGCCCTGCTGCTGCAGCTTTGGGCCACACAG GGTAACGTTGGACCTGCTGCATTCTGGCTGTTAGGTTTCCTGTTGACAAACCCTGAGGCCATGAGGGCGGTGAGAAGAGAGTTCAGCAGCATCTCCGAGCAGGACTCTGCAAAGTGTCCCCTACTGGACAGGCTGCAGCACACACCTGTGTTTG ACAGTGCCTTAGAGGAGACTCTGAGGCTCAGTGCTGCCCCGTTCATCACCAGAGAGGTAGTGCAGGAAAAGACCCTGCAAATGGCCAATGGGCAGGAGTACCAGCtcaggaggggggacagagtgtgtctGTTCCCCTTCATTAGCCCTCAGATGGATCCTGAGATCCACCAGGAACCACAG AGATTCAAGTATGAGCGCTTCCTCAACAAGGATGGATCTGTGAAGAAGGACTTCTTTAAAGGAGGGAGACGGCTCAAGTACTACACCATGCCATGGGGCGCAGGCACCAACGGCTGTGTGGGCAAACGCTTTGCCATCAACTCCATCAGACA GTTTGTGTATCTGGTCCTGTCTCATCTGGAACTGGAGCGGTGTGACTCAGAGGCTCAGATGCCAGAGGTGAACTCCAGTCGCTATGGGTTTGGAATGTTGCAGCCTGAAGGAGACCTGGCCATCAGATATAAACCTAGACATTCACATTGA